In Leifsonia sp. PS1209, the genomic stretch GCGCGCCCGAAGCCTCGCCTAGCTCGGGCCTACGCGCACCCGGCCTACACGCACCCGTCCACCACCTCCAGCAGCTCCCTGCTCGCCAGGATCCGGAAGTGGCCACCCACCGGCAGCTCGACGTTCCTCGCGCCCTCCAGCGCGCTTCCGCCCGGGATGTGCGGGTCGAACCACCCGTAGACCGACACGATGCGCTCGTTCGCCGCGCTCTCCCGCCCGAGGCGGAGCAGCGACGCGTCGGTCGGCGCGAGCGAACGGAGGCTGCGCGTCGGCAGGTAGCGTGCGTACACCGATCCGGCGAACGGCGTGCACACGGTCACCGCCAGCCGAACCCGCCCGCCGGCCGGCAGCGACGACATCAGCTGCTTGGCGATCAGGCCGCCTTTGCTGTGCGCCACGATCGTCACGTCGCGCAGGTCGTGCTCGTCCAGGTGCGCGGCGACCAGCTCGGCGCCGTCCGCGATGCTCAGGCGGTTCCGGCCGAGAGCGGCGATGACGTGCACGGCGTTGCCGCGGTCGTGCAGGTGCCTGGCGAGCGGGAGCATGAACCGCCAGGTCTCCAGGATGCCGGGCAGCAGCACGACCGTGGATGCGCCGGGCCGCCCAGCGGCGAGCACCTCCGGGTCGTCGCGGCTCACGGCGGCGCGCAGCTGGTGCCGTGCCGCGTACAGGTAGTCGAGCATCCACACTCCGGCCTTGCGGAGGGAGACGCCCGCCCACCGGAGGGGCTGCGCGGTCACCGGACGGAACCGGCCAGGAGGGCGAGCAGCCCGTCCGTCGCCTCCGGTCGCGTGTGCATGGCGAGGTGGCGGGCACCGTCGATGGTCTTCGCTCCCCCGCGCCGTGCCGACGCCGCAAGGACGGACACCCACCCCGCACGCGCGATGGGGTCCCGCTCGCCGCGGAGCACGAGCACCGGGCAATCGACCAGGGGGATGTCGTCCTCGATCCGGTAGGTCAGCATCGAGGGGAGAACGGCGAGGTACCACCGGAGGCCGCAGCGGGCGTAATCGCTGAGCACCAGCCAGTTGGCGCGCGGACGCTCCCCCGCGCAGTCGAGCGCTAGGAGGGCCGCCGCGCGGAACGGGGACCGGTCGCGCGGGTCCATCACCGGGCCCATCAGCGCGAGCGCCGCCACCGCCTCCGGCCGGTCGATGGCGAGCCTGGTGGCCACCTGCGTGCCCATCGAGTGACCGAACACGACGCATCCGGACAGGCCGAGCTCGTCGACGACCGCCGCAACGCACTCGGCGAAGTCGTCGACGCCCAGGGCGCGGCCGGGCTTCGGAGCGCGGCCGAATCCCGGCAGGTCGACGGCCACGACCCTGGCGCGTCGGGCGAGCAACGGGATGATGCGCTCGAAGTAGCGGGAGCTCACGCCGATGCCGTGGATGAGGAGGTAGTCGGGTCCGTCCGAGCCGGCGGGCCGGGCGCCGGTGTCGACGGTGACGACGGCGCGCGCCCGGTTTGCCTGCTGGGCGGTCGGGCCATCCTCGGTCTGGGCATCCTTGGTCACTCTCGAGTTGTACACCTGGCCGCGCCGGGATCAATGGCCGCGCACGGCCGACACAGATAGTCAGCCTGCTTATAATCGGCAATGACCGACCGAATCGAGGAGCCAGGATGCCGCGAACGAACCGCCGAGGGATGCGCACCGCCGTCCGCATCCTGATCTCCGTCGTCGCCGTGCTCGCCCTCGTGGTGGTCGGCTTCCTCGCCTGGGCGAACACGCCCATGATGGGCGACCGAGCGCGGGCGATCGACGTGTGGACCGACCCGGCGGTCAGCATCACCGACGAGGGAGACTCGGTGCTGCTCGCGCCGACGGGGGACGCATCCGGCCAGGGGCTGGTGTTCGTGCCCGGCGCGCTGGTCGACCCGTACGCCTACCTCTACAAGCTCGCCGGCGCTGTGGAGGACACCGGGCTGACCGTCGTCGTGACCAAGCCGACGCTGAACCTGGCGTTCTTCGACCAGCGGCCGCTGTCGACGTTCACCTCCCACGCACCGGAGGTGGCCTCGTGGTACGTCGGCGGCCACTCGCTCGGCGGGGTGCGCGCCTGCCAGCTCGCCGACGACACGGACGTGGACGGGCTCATCCTGTTCGGCAGCTACTGCGCGAACGACCTCAGCCGCAGCGACCTGCGCGTGCTCTCGATCGGCGGGGGCGCGGACGGCCTGAGCACCCCCGCGAAGATCGCGGCGGCCAGACCGCTGCTGCCCGCAGACGCCACGATGGTCGAGATCCCCGGCATGAACCACGCCCAGTTCGGCGACTACGGGCCGCAGCCGGGCGACAACCCTGCCGGCATCACGAACGATCGGGCGCGCGACAGGATCACCGAGACGCTCACCGCGTTCCTCGGGAAGTCCGGCTAGAAGCCTTCCGCCCTCCTCGGCGTGTACGGGGCTTCGAGGGCCGCGCACTCCTCCGGCGTGAGGGTCAGGTCCACCGAGGCGACGGCATCCACCAGGTGCTGCTGCTTCGTCGCGCCGACGATGGGCGCCGTCACCGCGCCCTGCTGACGCACCCAGGCGAGCGCCACCTGCGCCCGTGAGACGCCGCGCGCCTCCGCCACCTCGGCGACAGCGGCCACGATGCGCCGGTTCGACTCCTCCTCGCCGCGATACAGCGTCGCGCCGAACACATCCCCGGCCGAACGGTCGGTGCTGACACCCCAGTCGCGCGTCAGCACGCCGCGGGCGAGCGGGGACCACGGGATGACGCCGACGCCCTGATCGACGCACAGCGGATGCATCTCCCGCTCCTCCTCGCGCTGCAGCAGGTTGTACTGGTCCTGCATCGAGACGAACCGCGCCCATCCATTGGCCTGGGCGGTGTGCTGCGCCTTGGCGAACTGCCACGCCCACATCGACGACGCACCGATGTAGCGCGCCTTGCCGGAGCGCACGACGTCGTTCAGCGCCTCCATCGTCTCCTCGATCGGGGTAGACGGGTCCCAGCGGTGGATCTGATACAGGTCGACGTGATCGGTGCCGAGACGACGCAGGCTGTCGTCGATGGCCGACAGGATGTGCGCCCGCGACAGGCCGGCCTGGTTCGGCCCCTCGCCCATCCGACCGTGCACCTTGGTGGCGATGACCACCTCGTCGCGCGTCGCGAAGTCGGCGAGCGCCCTGCCGACGATCTCCTCGCTCGTGCCGTCCGAGTACACGTCGGCCGTGTCGAACGTGGTGATCCCGGACTCCAGGGCGCTCCGGATGAACGGCCGGCTCTGCTCCTCCGGCAGGCTCCACGGGTGCGCGCCGCGCTCCGGAACGCCGTAGCTCATACAGCCGAGCACGACCGCCGAGATCTTCAGTCCGGTGCTGCCGAGGTTGACGTACTGCATGGGTGCTCCGTTCGCTGCCGACTGGGAGCAACGCTACTCGCGCCCAGCGAGATGCCACGAACTGTCGCGAAACGCCCGGGATGCGGCGCAGTTACTGGCATCTCGTTGTGGTGGGACTACGGGGGCCAGGACAAGCGAAGCCGGGTGGCGCACACTGGATGCGTGGAAGCGAACGAGTTCGGGCGGATGGTGCGCCGCATCCGGGACAGGGTGACGCCGGAAGCCGTCGGCCTGCCGCCCGGCCGTCGCCGCCGCGCCGTCGGGCTGCGCCGCGAGGAGCTCGCCGCTCTCGCCGGCATCTCGGCCGACTACCTGACCAGGCTGGAACAAGGGCGGGCGACCTCGCCGTCCGCGCAGATCGTCGCATCGCTCGCGCGGGCCCTCCGCATCTCCGACGCGGAACGCGAACTGCTCTACCAGCTCGCCGGGCACGCGGCCCCCGGCCTGGACGTGGTGCCGACGCGCATCCCGCCCAGTGTGCAGCGGATGCTCGACCGGTTGGCGAACACCCCGGTCGCTGTCTACGACGCCACGATGACGCTCATCCAGGCCAACGCCCCGTTCGACGCGCTGATGGGCGAGACGAGCCGCTGGCGGGGCAACGAACGCAACGCGGTCTGGCGCCACATCGTCGGCCCGGCAGGCCGAGTCCTGCAGTCGCAGGAAGACCACGACGACCTCGTCGCCGGGCTGGTCTCCGACCTGCGCCTCACCGCCTCCCGCTACCCGGCCGACCGCTCGGTCACCCGGTTGGTCGCCGCCCTCACGGCGGCGAGCCCCCAATTCGTCGAACTGTGGGAGAACGGCGACCTCGGCCCCCGCAGGCAAGACCCGTCGAAGCGCAAGACGATCGAGCATCCCCTGGTCGGACGCATCACCCTCGACTGCGACACCCTGATCGTCACCACCGACGACCTGCGCATCATGGTCTACACGGCCGAACCCGGCACGGAAGACGCGGAGCGGCTGGCGCTCGCGGTGGTGCTGGGGACGCAGACGCTGGTGGAGTAGGGGGCGCGGTCGCGGTTACGCGCGGCTACGCCGAGACGAGGATGAGCGCAGCCGCGGTCGCGGCGAGCAGCACGATCCCGAGAGCGATTGGCCAGAGCCTGGCGCGGGGCGCATCGGGGAGGCGGTCTCCCCAGCTCGAGCCGAGCGGGTTGTGGTCGAGCCCAGGAGTGGGCGGGCGCGGTCGCCAGTCGACGCGGTCGTGGTCGTCCACGGTGTACTCCACTCCGTCGGGCTCGCATGCGGCGAGGTGCGGTATCTCACGATGGTTACAGCTCCGGCAGGGTTGATCAATGCGTGACGCGATGACATATCTGAATTCCGCGCGCGGCCGATGTCCAGGGCGCGGGCGCCCCTCCTCAGCAGGCTTAGTATTGGCACACGCACTGGGCATGACGAGGATGAACCGATGGACGACCACCCCGCTGAGGCGGACGAGCAGCGGCCGGAGAACTGGCCGATCGGCAGGCTGCTCGGTGTCGCATCCCGGTCGGTCGAGCGGAGCTGGGCGCAGGCGCTCGAACAGCGCGGGCTGACTCATGCCGGGCTGATCGTGCTGCACTTCCTGGATGCGGGGATCACCTCGCAGACCGAGCTGGCGCGGCTGGCCAGAGTGGAGGCGCAGACGATGTCGCGCACCATCGACCGGCTCGAACGGGAAGGGCTGGTCGCCCGCTCACCGTATCCCGGCGACCGGCGCAGGCACGTGCTCAGCATCACCGCGGCCGGGCGGGAGGCGTTCGCGGGGGCGAAGAACCTGGAACGGGATGTGTTCCCGGCCGTCAGCGACCCTGAAGCGTTGCGCACGGCACTCGTGCAGATCGTCGCCGCCCTCGGCGACCGCAGCTAGGCAGCACCCGCCTACGCCGCCCCCTCCGGCACCTTCACGATCAGGCTCCGCGGGTCGATCCACGTCTTGATCGCGGAGGCCTTGCCGAACAGGTCGCCGTCGAGTTCGACGTCTTCCGGGCTGCTGAGGCGCAGCACGAACTCGCTGCCTTTCAGGTAGTTGAGCGCCCTGACCTCCCTGGACAGGCCCATCAGGCGGCGGCCCGCGGAGGTGCGACGCAGCACCCCGTTCTCCCAGAACACCTTCCAGACGATCTGCACCCAGCCGATGAACCCTTCCGGGCGGAGGACCACGATGTCAAACTCGCCGTCGTCGACAGCCGCATCCGGGAGCAGCAGGATGTTCGCAGGCAGCGACCCGCAGTTGCCGATCATCACGGTGTGCGCGCGCACGGAGTGCACCCGCCCGCCGTCGAGCTGGTAGCGGAGGCGCAGCTGGTTCTTGTCGCGGAGGACGGTGCCGATCGCCTTCACGTATGCCAGCCAGCCCGCCTTGGCCTTGAGGTCGTCGTCGGTGGCAGCGAGCATCTTCGCGTCGATGCCGAGCCCGGCCATCACCAGGTATGCGCGCCTGCTCACCGAGCCGTCCGCATCCCGGATGTCGGCCACGCCCACGTCGATCGGCCGGTCTTCGCCGCCGAACGCCGTCTGGAGCGCGTTCTCGACGTCGTCGAGGGTGAGGTTCAGGTTGCGGGCGAGCAGGTTGCCGGTGCCGGAGGGCAGCAGAGCGAGTGGGGTGCCGGTGCCGCGGAGCTCCTCGGCCACGGTGCGGACGGTGCCGTCGCCCCCGGCCGCGATCACCACATCAACGCCGCGTTCGAGCGCCTGCTTCGTCTGACCGGTGCCGGGGTCGTCTTCCGTGGTCTCCAGCCAGAGCGTCTCCGCCCAGCCGTGCTCGGCCTCCGCGGCGGCGACGGCCTCCTTGATCGCCGACAGGTCGACCTTGATCGGGTTCACGACGATGGCTGCGGTCTTCACGGAGTCCTCCTCTTGCGGGTGCGACGGCGAAAGCACGGGTCACGCCGCGACACTACTGGGAGGACGCCCCCGGCGTAACCGGGGCACGGCACATCCGCAGCCCCGCGGCATGGAAAGCTGGGGGGATGCACGTTCTCGACAACCCCGCCTGGCACGCACTCACCGGGGCGCACCGCTCGTTCGCCGTCGGAACGGAGGACGCCAAGCGTTACCGTCCGGACATGTCTCCGTTCGCGGCCGTCGCCGACCCGGACGGCCCTCGGGATGCCCTGACCGAACTGGTGGGCCTCTCCGGTGGCGGAGACTCCGCGCTCGGCGTCTTCGGCGCATCCACGGGGCCGGACGGCTGGGAGACGCTCGGCGCGTACGACTGCTGGCAGCTCGTCTACGAGCACGAGACGATGCCGGAGGTGCGGCAGCTCGGCGACGACGCGCGGCTGGTGGCGCTCGGCGACGACGACGTACCGGATGCACTCGACCTGGTCGATCGGACCAGGCCGGGGCCGTTCCTCCCGCGCACGATCGAGTTCGGCGGGTACCGCGGCATCCGAGTGGGCGACCGGCTCGCGGCGATGGCCGGACAGCGGATGCGGCCGGACGGCTGGTGCGAGGTCAGCGCGGTCTGCGCAGACCCCGAGTTCCGTGGGCGGGGCTTCGCGGCGACCGTGATGGTCGAGGTGATGCGCGGGATCGTCGCCCGCGGCGAGCGGCCGTTCCTGCACGTCGAGGCGACCAACGAGCGCGCGCTCGGTGTGTACGAAGCGCTCGGGTTCACCCGGCGGCGGAGGGCGAACATCCTGGTGTGCCAGCCGCTCTGAGTGCAGTGCGGGGACGGTAGCCGGCTACCTCTCCTGACTTTTGTCCTTGCCCTTCCCCGGGCCGTTTCCTGGGCCGTTACCTTTGCCCTTGCCCGGGTTTCCCTTCTCTTTCTGGCTCGGCGCAGGGGCCGGCGCTGGAGCCGGCGCAGGATCGGTGGTCGTGACGGGCGCGACGGTCGGCGCCACGCTCGGCGACGCGGGCGTGGAGGTCGTCGGCGACGGCGTCGACGGAACGCTCGACGGGTTGGTACCAGACGGCGCGAACAGCACGCCCAGCCCGATCGCCCCGGCGACCAGCACGACGAGCGCGCCCGCGACCAGCGCGACCAGGAGCCCGCGCCGGCGCTTCGCGGGAGGGGCGAGGACGGCCGTGGGCGCGTCGGCTGCGACACTCGCACCGGCCGCGCCCGCCGACGGCATCACCGCGGTCGGCATCTCGTCGTCCGGCTCACCCGACGCCTCCCATCCCACCAGCTGCGGGGCCAGCTCGCGCGCCATCACCGCGATCTCCATCGCCGTGGGACGCAGCGCCGGGCTGCGCGCCGTCATGGCGGCGAGCATCCCGCGCCAGTCGTCCGGCAGCGTGCTCGGGATGCGCGGGTCGTACGCCGCGCGAGCGCTCACCGACTCGACGGGCGAACCGGGGTAGCTGCGGCGGCCGGTGAGCGCTTCGAGCAGCACCAGCCCGAGCGCGTAGACGTCCGTGGACGCATCCGGCTCAGCTCCGGCGACCTGCTCCGGGCTCAGGTACGCGGCCGTCCCGATGACCGTGCCGTCGGTGGTGAGGCGTTCCGCGCCGAGCAGGTGGGCGATGCCGAAGTCGGCGAGCTTGGCGTGCAGCCGGCCGCCGGGGACAGTGGATGCGGGCAGC encodes the following:
- a CDS encoding alpha/beta hydrolase — encoded protein: MTKDAQTEDGPTAQQANRARAVVTVDTGARPAGSDGPDYLLIHGIGVSSRYFERIIPLLARRARVVAVDLPGFGRAPKPGRALGVDDFAECVAAVVDELGLSGCVVFGHSMGTQVATRLAIDRPEAVAALALMGPVMDPRDRSPFRAAALLALDCAGERPRANWLVLSDYARCGLRWYLAVLPSMLTYRIEDDIPLVDCPVLVLRGERDPIARAGWVSVLAASARRGGAKTIDGARHLAMHTRPEATDGLLALLAGSVR
- a CDS encoding diacylglycerol kinase family protein — translated: MKTAAIVVNPIKVDLSAIKEAVAAAEAEHGWAETLWLETTEDDPGTGQTKQALERGVDVVIAAGGDGTVRTVAEELRGTGTPLALLPSGTGNLLARNLNLTLDDVENALQTAFGGEDRPIDVGVADIRDADGSVSRRAYLVMAGLGIDAKMLAATDDDLKAKAGWLAYVKAIGTVLRDKNQLRLRYQLDGGRVHSVRAHTVMIGNCGSLPANILLLPDAAVDDGEFDIVVLRPEGFIGWVQIVWKVFWENGVLRRTSAGRRLMGLSREVRALNYLKGSEFVLRLSSPEDVELDGDLFGKASAIKTWIDPRSLIVKVPEGAA
- a CDS encoding alpha/beta hydrolase codes for the protein MPRTNRRGMRTAVRILISVVAVLALVVVGFLAWANTPMMGDRARAIDVWTDPAVSITDEGDSVLLAPTGDASGQGLVFVPGALVDPYAYLYKLAGAVEDTGLTVVVTKPTLNLAFFDQRPLSTFTSHAPEVASWYVGGHSLGGVRACQLADDTDVDGLILFGSYCANDLSRSDLRVLSIGGGADGLSTPAKIAAARPLLPADATMVEIPGMNHAQFGDYGPQPGDNPAGITNDRARDRITETLTAFLGKSG
- a CDS encoding GNAT family N-acetyltransferase produces the protein MHVLDNPAWHALTGAHRSFAVGTEDAKRYRPDMSPFAAVADPDGPRDALTELVGLSGGGDSALGVFGASTGPDGWETLGAYDCWQLVYEHETMPEVRQLGDDARLVALGDDDVPDALDLVDRTRPGPFLPRTIEFGGYRGIRVGDRLAAMAGQRMRPDGWCEVSAVCADPEFRGRGFAATVMVEVMRGIVARGERPFLHVEATNERALGVYEALGFTRRRRANILVCQPL
- a CDS encoding aldo/keto reductase; its protein translation is MQYVNLGSTGLKISAVVLGCMSYGVPERGAHPWSLPEEQSRPFIRSALESGITTFDTADVYSDGTSEEIVGRALADFATRDEVVIATKVHGRMGEGPNQAGLSRAHILSAIDDSLRRLGTDHVDLYQIHRWDPSTPIEETMEALNDVVRSGKARYIGASSMWAWQFAKAQHTAQANGWARFVSMQDQYNLLQREEEREMHPLCVDQGVGVIPWSPLARGVLTRDWGVSTDRSAGDVFGATLYRGEEESNRRIVAAVAEVAEARGVSRAQVALAWVRQQGAVTAPIVGATKQQHLVDAVASVDLTLTPEECAALEAPYTPRRAEGF
- a CDS encoding MarR family transcriptional regulator, with product MDDHPAEADEQRPENWPIGRLLGVASRSVERSWAQALEQRGLTHAGLIVLHFLDAGITSQTELARLARVEAQTMSRTIDRLEREGLVARSPYPGDRRRHVLSITAAGREAFAGAKNLERDVFPAVSDPEALRTALVQIVAALGDRS
- a CDS encoding serine/threonine-protein kinase encodes the protein MNDRVLLERYELREALGRGGMATVYRALDRQLGRFVAVKLFASGTAVDDARRRAEATMLARLSHPNLVTLHDAHLAGVDDDTPSFLVMELIEGTDLRTRLDDGPLTGVEAAELAAEIAEGLVVVHDAGMVHRDLKPANILLPASTVPGGRLHAKLADFGIAHLLGAERLTTDGTVIGTAAYLSPEQVAGAEPDASTDVYALGLVLLEALTGRRSYPGSPVESVSARAAYDPRIPSTLPDDWRGMLAAMTARSPALRPTAMEIAVMARELAPQLVGWEASGEPDDEMPTAVMPSAGAAGASVAADAPTAVLAPPAKRRRGLLVALVAGALVVLVAGAIGLGVLFAPSGTNPSSVPSTPSPTTSTPASPSVAPTVAPVTTTDPAPAPAPAPAPSQKEKGNPGKGKGNGPGNGPGKGKDKSQER
- a CDS encoding helix-turn-helix transcriptional regulator, yielding MEANEFGRMVRRIRDRVTPEAVGLPPGRRRRAVGLRREELAALAGISADYLTRLEQGRATSPSAQIVASLARALRISDAERELLYQLAGHAAPGLDVVPTRIPPSVQRMLDRLANTPVAVYDATMTLIQANAPFDALMGETSRWRGNERNAVWRHIVGPAGRVLQSQEDHDDLVAGLVSDLRLTASRYPADRSVTRLVAALTAASPQFVELWENGDLGPRRQDPSKRKTIEHPLVGRITLDCDTLIVTTDDLRIMVYTAEPGTEDAERLALAVVLGTQTLVE
- a CDS encoding alpha/beta hydrolase: MTAQPLRWAGVSLRKAGVWMLDYLYAARHQLRAAVSRDDPEVLAAGRPGASTVVLLPGILETWRFMLPLARHLHDRGNAVHVIAALGRNRLSIADGAELVAAHLDEHDLRDVTIVAHSKGGLIAKQLMSSLPAGGRVRLAVTVCTPFAGSVYARYLPTRSLRSLAPTDASLLRLGRESAANERIVSVYGWFDPHIPGGSALEGARNVELPVGGHFRILASRELLEVVDGCV